A genomic window from Acidiferrobacteraceae bacterium includes:
- a CDS encoding type II secretion system protein N, translated as MSAGFLHLPELPSSPWFPRVLNLIAALLLASGAAHWTWTLIHPPVAPVTLPAEAAIPSAPASADALVSAHLFGKADVAATPALDSIPVSSLNLVLNGIISAGNDSHALISVNGGEQAPFAVGDEVTTGVTLAAVYDDRVIISRGGKKESLLMYEDTGGSSAAALPSPAAGPAVVPMGKNRFNLSRSKLQNQLRRPDVLAQA; from the coding sequence GTGTCCGCCGGATTTCTGCACCTTCCAGAGTTGCCTTCGTCACCCTGGTTCCCCAGGGTACTGAATCTCATAGCCGCCCTGCTTCTTGCCAGTGGAGCGGCCCATTGGACCTGGACCCTGATCCACCCGCCGGTGGCCCCCGTAACCCTGCCGGCCGAGGCCGCGATCCCGTCGGCGCCTGCATCGGCGGACGCATTGGTGTCGGCCCATTTGTTCGGCAAGGCCGATGTCGCCGCAACCCCCGCTCTGGACAGCATTCCGGTATCGAGTCTCAACCTGGTGCTGAACGGCATCATCTCGGCCGGCAACGACAGCCACGCCCTGATCAGCGTCAATGGCGGCGAACAGGCGCCCTTTGCAGTCGGCGACGAGGTTACGACCGGAGTCACCCTGGCCGCGGTCTACGATGACCGCGTCATCATTTCCCGCGGCGGCAAGAAGGAAAGTCTGTTGATGTATGAGGACACAGGCGGTTCCTCGGCGGCCGCACTGCCCTCGCCGGCCGCCGGTCCCGCGGTGGTTCCCATGGGGAAAAATCGCTTCAACCTGTCCCGCAGCAAGCTCCAGAACCAGTTGCGCCGGCCGGACGTCCTGGCCCAGGCCC
- the dnaE gene encoding DNA polymerase III subunit alpha, with translation MSKPFVHLHVHSEYSLYDSTVRIRQLVAAARDHGMPAVALTDLANLFGVVKFYRAALAAGVKPLIGSDVWLENPVDHHKPWRLLLLCQDLNGYRNLCRLLSRAYTDGQHSGRPCVSKDWLRGASDGLIALSGAHEGEIGQALIGGNERLAEDLLDEYRTLFPDRFYLELQRTGQPYQEELVHGTVALATRTGTPPVASNHVHFLEREDFSVHEARVCIQEGRVLTDPRRPRRYTEQQYFRSSGEMEEAFADIPEALENTVEIARRCNLQLQFGTYFLPDFPVPEGLTIDELLRREANAGLQERITSSEAAGETIDREEYDQRLARELDVIIKMGFPGYFLIVADFIRWARENDVPVGPGRGSGAGSLVAYALGITDLDPIRYELLFERFLNPERVSMPDFDVDFCMEKRDRVIEYVTERYGKDKVSQIITYGTMAAKAVVRDVGRVMDHPYGYVDKLAKLIPFEIGMTLDKALEQEPALKERYDNEEDVRELIDMARSLEGLARNAGKHAGGVVIAPSALTDFMPLYCEQGGKQLVSQLDKDDLEALGLVKFDFLGLRNLTIIDKAVKIINRERAVAGEVPLDIDQIPIDDVPTYELLKSCKTTALFQLESRGMKDLIQRLRPDHFEEIVALVALFRPGPLQSGMVDDFINRKHGRARIQYPHPSLEAILKPTYGVILYQEQVMQIAQVLSGYTLGGADLLRRAMGKKKPEEMAKQRDVFVNGAKERGVDGKLASDIFDLIEKFAGYGFNRSHSAAYALIAYQTAWLKAHYPAAFMAAVLSSDMDNTDKVVTMIAECRDMGLEVSVPAINRCGYEFLPVDGETILYGIGAIKGIGESAIEAILQAREEGGPFVDLFDLCARIDLRKVNKRVLESLIRSGALDDLGAHRASLMATLATALQAAGQHSKDREAGQGDMFGTAEIQAPAHGFVDVPEWSEDQRLEGEKDTLGLYLSGHPIARYEQELARITTATIAALDGRSERSVVAGLVVGLRTMQTRRGDRMAFVTLDDRTGRLELAVFSDLYTSAREQLAKDSLVVVEGQLSVDEYTGGFKMRAEKIYNIDQARSEFASRLVIDVDADRAGNGFVAELKRILEPAVPGACPVYIHYRSGNAEAEIVLGEEWTVDPSAAVIDRLADLAGEDRVRVVY, from the coding sequence GTGAGCAAGCCATTCGTCCATCTGCACGTCCATTCGGAGTATTCCCTCTACGACAGCACCGTGCGTATCCGTCAACTGGTTGCGGCTGCCCGTGATCATGGCATGCCCGCCGTTGCCCTGACCGACCTGGCGAACCTGTTCGGTGTGGTGAAGTTCTATCGTGCGGCCCTGGCGGCGGGGGTGAAACCCCTGATCGGTTCTGACGTCTGGCTGGAGAACCCCGTCGATCATCACAAGCCCTGGCGATTGCTGTTGTTGTGCCAGGATCTGAACGGCTACCGCAACCTGTGCCGTCTGCTCAGTCGCGCCTATACCGACGGCCAACACTCGGGCCGGCCCTGCGTCAGCAAGGACTGGTTACGCGGCGCGAGTGACGGCCTGATCGCACTTTCGGGTGCTCACGAGGGTGAGATCGGTCAGGCGCTGATCGGCGGCAATGAGCGCCTGGCGGAAGACCTGCTAGACGAGTACCGCACGCTGTTTCCCGATCGGTTCTATCTGGAATTGCAGCGCACCGGCCAGCCGTACCAGGAGGAACTGGTGCATGGAACTGTCGCCCTGGCGACCCGGACCGGTACCCCGCCTGTGGCAAGCAACCACGTTCACTTTCTCGAACGCGAGGATTTTTCCGTGCACGAAGCGCGGGTCTGCATTCAGGAAGGTCGGGTACTGACCGACCCGCGCCGCCCGCGCCGCTATACGGAGCAACAGTACTTCCGCTCGTCCGGGGAAATGGAAGAGGCGTTCGCGGACATTCCCGAGGCGCTCGAGAATACCGTCGAGATCGCGCGCCGCTGCAATCTGCAGCTTCAATTTGGGACCTACTTCCTGCCCGACTTTCCGGTTCCGGAAGGTCTGACCATTGACGAACTTTTGCGTCGGGAGGCGAATGCCGGGCTGCAAGAGCGGATCACAAGCTCGGAGGCTGCGGGCGAAACTATCGATCGTGAGGAGTACGACCAGCGTCTGGCCCGCGAGCTGGATGTAATCATCAAGATGGGCTTTCCCGGCTACTTTCTCATCGTTGCCGACTTCATTCGCTGGGCCAGGGAGAACGATGTGCCGGTGGGTCCAGGTCGTGGTTCGGGGGCTGGTTCCCTGGTGGCCTACGCCCTCGGCATCACCGACCTCGACCCGATCCGCTACGAACTGTTGTTCGAGCGCTTTCTCAATCCGGAACGCGTGTCCATGCCCGATTTTGATGTCGACTTCTGCATGGAGAAGCGGGACCGTGTGATTGAGTACGTGACCGAGCGCTATGGCAAGGACAAGGTCTCCCAGATCATCACCTACGGCACCATGGCAGCGAAGGCAGTGGTGCGTGATGTCGGGCGGGTGATGGACCATCCCTATGGTTATGTCGACAAACTGGCCAAGCTCATCCCCTTCGAAATCGGCATGACCCTGGACAAGGCCCTGGAACAGGAGCCGGCCCTCAAGGAACGGTACGACAACGAAGAGGATGTGCGCGAGCTGATCGATATGGCCCGGTCGCTGGAAGGGCTTGCCCGAAATGCGGGCAAGCACGCCGGTGGCGTGGTCATTGCGCCGTCAGCATTGACGGATTTCATGCCGCTGTATTGTGAACAGGGCGGCAAGCAGCTGGTTTCCCAGCTCGACAAGGACGACCTGGAAGCGCTTGGGCTGGTGAAGTTCGATTTCCTTGGGCTGCGCAATCTCACCATCATCGACAAGGCGGTGAAGATCATCAATCGGGAGCGCGCTGTCGCCGGAGAAGTGCCACTGGATATCGATCAGATCCCCATCGATGACGTACCCACGTACGAGTTGCTCAAGTCGTGCAAGACCACGGCCCTGTTCCAGCTCGAATCGCGCGGGATGAAGGACCTGATCCAGCGCTTGCGTCCCGATCATTTCGAGGAAATCGTTGCGCTGGTGGCCCTGTTCCGTCCGGGACCCCTGCAGTCCGGCATGGTGGACGACTTCATCAATCGAAAGCACGGACGCGCGCGTATCCAGTATCCCCATCCCAGCCTGGAGGCCATTCTCAAGCCGACCTACGGTGTCATCCTGTACCAGGAGCAGGTGATGCAGATCGCCCAGGTACTCTCCGGATATACCCTCGGGGGCGCGGATCTGCTTCGACGCGCCATGGGCAAGAAGAAACCGGAAGAGATGGCCAAGCAGCGGGATGTGTTTGTCAATGGCGCGAAGGAACGGGGCGTGGATGGCAAGCTGGCGTCAGATATCTTCGATTTGATCGAGAAGTTCGCGGGCTATGGCTTCAACCGTTCCCATTCTGCAGCCTACGCGCTCATCGCCTACCAGACCGCCTGGCTCAAGGCCCACTATCCGGCGGCATTCATGGCAGCGGTGCTGTCCTCCGATATGGACAACACGGACAAGGTGGTCACCATGATCGCCGAATGTCGCGACATGGGCCTGGAAGTCTCCGTCCCGGCAATCAACCGCTGTGGTTATGAGTTCCTGCCGGTCGATGGCGAAACCATCCTGTACGGGATTGGGGCCATCAAGGGTATTGGCGAATCGGCGATCGAAGCTATCCTGCAGGCGCGCGAGGAAGGCGGGCCGTTCGTGGACCTGTTCGATCTGTGTGCGCGCATCGATCTGCGCAAGGTCAACAAGCGCGTTCTTGAATCCCTCATCCGTTCCGGAGCGCTGGATGACCTGGGCGCCCACCGGGCCAGTCTGATGGCAACCCTGGCCACTGCCCTGCAGGCTGCCGGCCAGCACAGCAAGGACCGCGAGGCGGGCCAGGGCGATATGTTCGGCACCGCCGAGATCCAGGCGCCGGCCCACGGTTTCGTCGACGTGCCGGAGTGGAGCGAGGACCAGCGCCTGGAGGGCGAGAAGGATACACTCGGCCTGTACCTCAGCGGCCATCCCATTGCGCGCTATGAGCAGGAGCTGGCGCGCATTACCACAGCCACCATCGCCGCGCTCGACGGCCGCTCCGAACGATCGGTGGTGGCCGGGCTGGTCGTGGGTCTGCGGACCATGCAGACCCGCCGCGGGGACCGTATGGCCTTTGTCACCCTGGATGACCGTACCGGCAGGCTGGAACTGGCCGTGTTCTCCGATCTCTACACGTCGGCGCGCGAACAGCTGGCCAAGGATTCGCTGGTGGTGGTGGAGGGACAGCTGAGCGTCGATGAATATACCGGCGGATTCAAAATGCGTGCGGAGAAGATATATAATATAGATCAGGCCCGTTCTGAATTCGCCTCCCGTCTTGTTATCGACGTCGACGCTGACCGCGCCGGAAACGGCTTTGTCGCCGAGTTGAAACGGATTCTGGAACCCGCGGTACCGGGCGCCTGCCCGGTGTATATCCACTATCGCAGCGGCAATGCGGAAGCGGAGATTGTGCTGGGTGAGGAGTGGACCGTGGACCCGAGTGCCGCGGTAATCGACCGCCTGGCCGACCTTGCGGGGGAAGACCGCGTACGTGTGGTGTACTAG
- a CDS encoding acetyl-CoA carboxylase carboxyltransferase subunit alpha, which translates to MNQYFLEFEKPIADLEAKIEALRYAGDGTDVNISEEIGRLEAKSRKLTEQIFGGLNSWQMSQVARHPQRPYSLDYVGRMLSEFQELHGDRVYGDDPAIVGGLARLDGKPLVVIGHQKGRDTKDKVYRNFGMPRPEGYRKALRLMHLAERFRLPILTLIDTPGAYPGVGAEERGQSEAIARNLYVMAGLTVPVVSVVIGEGGSGGALAIGVCDRLLMLQFSTYSVISPEGCASILWKSADKAAAAAEAMGITAPRLKELGLVDEVLPEPLGGAQRDVDAMAATLKSALIARFNELTRIEPDRLVELRYQRLMKFGVFQEKD; encoded by the coding sequence ATGAACCAGTATTTTCTTGAATTTGAAAAACCCATTGCGGATCTCGAGGCCAAGATCGAGGCCCTGCGCTATGCCGGCGATGGCACCGATGTAAACATCAGTGAGGAGATTGGCCGACTGGAGGCCAAGAGCCGCAAGCTTACGGAACAGATCTTCGGTGGCCTGAATTCCTGGCAGATGTCCCAGGTGGCACGCCATCCGCAGCGGCCCTATAGCCTGGACTACGTTGGCCGCATGCTCAGCGAATTCCAGGAGCTGCATGGCGATCGCGTGTATGGTGATGACCCAGCCATCGTTGGCGGGTTGGCGCGCCTGGATGGCAAGCCCCTGGTCGTCATTGGTCATCAGAAAGGGCGCGACACCAAGGACAAGGTGTATCGCAATTTTGGTATGCCGCGACCGGAAGGTTATCGCAAGGCCCTGCGCCTTATGCACCTGGCCGAACGCTTTCGCCTGCCCATCCTTACCCTGATCGACACCCCGGGTGCCTACCCCGGCGTCGGTGCCGAGGAACGCGGACAGAGCGAGGCTATCGCGCGCAACCTCTACGTGATGGCCGGCCTCACCGTTCCCGTGGTCAGTGTGGTGATCGGGGAGGGCGGTTCGGGCGGGGCGCTTGCCATTGGCGTGTGCGATCGCCTGCTGATGCTGCAGTTTTCTACCTATTCGGTGATCTCGCCCGAGGGTTGCGCCTCCATTCTGTGGAAGAGCGCGGACAAGGCGGCGGCCGCCGCCGAGGCCATGGGTATCACGGCGCCGCGCCTGAAGGAGCTGGGGCTGGTGGACGAAGTTCTGCCCGAACCGCTCGGTGGTGCCCAGCGCGACGTGGACGCCATGGCGGCTACCCTGAAATCGGCGCTGATTGCCCGGTT